A DNA window from Macadamia integrifolia cultivar HAES 741 chromosome 4, SCU_Mint_v3, whole genome shotgun sequence contains the following coding sequences:
- the LOC122076378 gene encoding pentatricopeptide repeat-containing protein At1g55890, mitochondrial-like → MSSFSRLLYRRFCTSPTITSPSASSSSPSLNTLLQGIVKERSFKKLVEKFKKCSEEHRFRCRPRFYEITVRRLADAKKFHYIEEILEEQKKYNDISKEGFAVRLISLYGKSGMFDHASKTFDQMPELKCPRTVMSFNALLTACVDSKNFLKADRYFRVLPPSLSVIPNRFTYNIMIRAFCEMGQFDFAIRMLDEMERNEVEPDMITFNTLLKALYEHDRFSDGEKIWAKMENTNCTPDNRSFNAKLEGLVRGGKTQEAVELVKELRTRGLKPDIFSFNSLIKGFCNEGNIEDAMRIYDDLAKEDCVSNRMTIQTIVPCLCKKGDFDLAFKLCQDSLNRHCLLDAGLLQVVVDGLVKESKLDEAKELVNLGRDRKYSRSFLKLPTGAEDAK, encoded by the coding sequence ATGTCTTCTTTCAGTCGCCTTCTCTATCGGAGATTCTGTACTTCACCTACCATTACTAGCCCttctgcatcttcttcttcgccttctCTCAACACCCTCCTTCAAGGCATCGTCAAGGAACGGAGTTTCAAAAAACTTGTCGAGAAGTTCAAAAAATGCTCCGAAGAACACCGATTCCGCTGCAGGCCTCGCTTCTACGAGATCACTGTTCGTCGACTTGCCGATGCGAAAAAGTTCCACTACATCGAAGAGATCCTCGAAGAACAGAAGAAGTACAATGACATCTCTAAAGAAGGCTTCGCTGTTCGTCTCATCTCTTTATATGGGAAATCAGGTATGTTTGATCATGCCTCCAAGACGTTCGATCAAATGCCTGAACTGAAATGCCCACGTACTGTTATGTCTTTCAATGCCCTTCTCACTGCTTGCGTCgattccaagaacttcttgaAGGCCGATAGGTATTTTCGTGTGCTTCCGCCGAGCTTGTCTGTTATCCCAAATCGTTTCACTTACAATATCATGATCCGTGCTTTCTGTGAGATGGGTCAGTTCGATTTTGCGATTAGAATGCTAGATGAGATGGAGAGGAACGAGGTGGAGCCAGATATGATTACTTTTAATACGCTCTTGAAAGCGTTATATGAACATGATAGATTTTCTgatggagagaagatttgggCTAAAATGGAGAACACCAATTGCACTCCTGATAATAGAAGTTTTAATGCGAAGTTGGAGGGACTGGTTCGTGGAGGAAAGACACAGGAGGCGGTTGAGCTAGTTAAGGAATTAAGGACCAGGGGATTGAAACCTGAtatttttagttttaattctttGATTAAAGGCTTTTGCAATGAGGGAAATATAGAAGATGCTATGAGGATTTATGATGATTTAGCCAAAGAAGACTGCGTCTCAAATCGAATGACCATTCAGACAATCGTACCTTGCCTTTGTAAGAAGGGGGATTTTGATCTGGCTTTTAAACTTTGCCAGGATAGTCTCAACCGTCATTGCTTGCTGGATGCAGGGCTCTTGCAAGTTGTAGTGGATGGATTGGTCAAGGAGTCAAAGCTTGACGAAGCAAAAGAGTTGGTGAATCTTGGGAGGGATAGAAAATACAGCCGCTCTTTCTTGAAACTCCCTACTGGTGCAGAAGATGCGAAATGA
- the LOC122077232 gene encoding probable mannitol dehydrogenase has product MSNSQGEEHTQKAFGWAARDTSGVLSPFHFTRRVNGDDDITMKILYCGICHSDLHVTRNDFGFGLYPVVPGHEIVGVVTEVGCNVEKFKIGDKVGVGCLIGSCHSCENCQEDLEIYCPKVEITYNIVDDGTGKKNYGGYSDIFVVNKHFAVRFPENLPLDAAAPLLCAGITVYSPMKYYGLDKSGLHLGVVGLGGLGHVAVKFAKAFGMKVTVISTSPSKKKEAIELLGADSFLLSKDSDQMKGAVSTMDGIIDTVSAPHPMAPLIDLLKPHGKLVVVGASEKTVELPIFPLLMGRKLVGGSAVGGMKETQEMIDFAGKHNIVANIEVISMDYVNTAMDRLARGDIRYRFVIDIANTLTV; this is encoded by the exons ATGTCTAACAGTCAGGGTGAAGAACACACACAGAAGGCCTTTGGCTGGGCAGCAAGAGACACCTCCGGAGTTCTCTCCCCATTTCACTTTACTAGGAG GGTCAATGGAGATGATGATATTACCATGAAGATACTTTACTGTGGTATCTGCCATTCAGACCTTCACGTTACAAGGAATGATTTTGGATTTGGCTTGTACCCTGTTGTTCCTGG GCACGAGATTGTGGGAGTAGTGACCGAAGTAGGGTGCAACGTAGAGAAATTCAAGATAGGTGATAAAGTAGGTGTTGGGTGCTTGATTGGCTCTTGCCATTCTTGCGAAAATTGCCAAGAGGATTTGGAGATCTATTGCCCCAAAGTGGAAATAACATACAACATCGTTGACGACGGCACCGGAAAGAAAAACTACGGTGGATATTCTGATATCTTCGTTGTTAATAAGCATTTTGCCGTTCGCTTCCCGGAAAATCTACCGTTAGATGCCGCTGCACCATTACTATGTGCCGGGATTACTGTATACAGCCCCATGAAATACTATGGACTGGATAAGTCAGGACTGCATTTGGGAGTGGTGGGGCTTGGTGGACTTGGGCATGTGGCTGTGAAGTTTGCTAAGGCATTTGGTATGAAGGTGACTGTGATTAGTACATCACCAAGCAAGAAGAAGGAAGCCATTGAACTACTTGGAGCAGATTCGTTTTTGCTAAGCAAGGACTCAGACCAAATGAAG GGTGCGGTGAGCACAATGGATGGCATTATAGATACGGTTTCTGCACCTCACCCTATGGCACCATTGATTGATCTATTGAAGCCTCATGGGAAGCTAGTGGTGGTGGGTGCATCTGAAAAAACAGTGGAGCTGCCAATCTTTCCATTACTTATGG GGAGGAAGCTTGTTGGGGGAAGTGCAGTTGGAGGGATGAAAGAAACACAAGAAATGATAGATTTTGCAGGGAAGCACAACATTGTGGCTAATATTGAAGTTATATCAATGGACTATGTGAACACAGCCATGGATCGACTTGCGAGAGGAGACATTAGATATCGATTTGTCATTGATATAGCTAATACCTTGACTGTTTAA